One region of Candidatus Omnitrophota bacterium genomic DNA includes:
- a CDS encoding helix-turn-helix domain-containing protein: MCPYPWYQVMRLSKDKKQQRYQMVIYAKEHGVKPAARLYATTPRTVRKWLLRFIEDGYQALDDLSRRPHHSPRAVPEDDAKHIVKLKTKYKHVGAQHVRILENLPTSAKTIRKIWRKNGVSSRCRRKKHVTKQNLREIKKRFALFERSCEDTKDLNDIPEYWPQMMDRRLPKVQYTFREISCGVQFLGYSDERSLINATLFAEYINEHLKRYDLIIENGIRQTDNGSEYIGAWSAKNPSAYTLAIESEKLIHGTIPPGAHRFQSDVETVHNLIETEFYEIEHFADKTDFMGKAHTYQLFFNLERPNTYKENKSPWQLAKEKRPDIPKEALMLPPVDLDALLNKRLADQVIGGYDVYSAP, from the coding sequence ATGTGCCCATATCCATGGTATCAGGTTATGCGATTAAGTAAAGATAAAAAACAGCAAAGGTATCAGATGGTCATCTATGCCAAAGAACACGGCGTAAAGCCCGCGGCAAGGCTGTATGCAACAACTCCCAGGACAGTCCGTAAATGGCTGCTACGCTTCATCGAGGATGGTTATCAGGCTCTTGATGACCTATCCAGGCGGCCTCATCACTCGCCTCGTGCCGTACCGGAAGATGACGCAAAGCATATAGTAAAGCTTAAAACCAAATATAAGCATGTGGGCGCCCAACATGTCAGGATACTGGAGAATCTCCCCACCTCCGCCAAAACGATCCGCAAGATATGGCGTAAGAACGGCGTGTCAAGCCGCTGTCGCAGGAAGAAGCACGTTACCAAACAAAACCTGCGTGAGATTAAGAAGCGATTCGCCCTCTTTGAGCGATCCTGCGAGGATACCAAGGACCTTAACGATATCCCCGAATACTGGCCACAGATGATGGATAGGCGGCTTCCTAAGGTTCAGTATACCTTCCGCGAGATAAGCTGCGGAGTGCAGTTCTTAGGCTATTCCGACGAAAGATCGCTCATTAACGCCACGCTCTTTGCCGAATATATCAATGAACATCTCAAAAGATACGATCTTATTATTGAGAACGGCATACGTCAGACCGATAATGGCTCTGAATACATCGGCGCGTGGTCAGCGAAGAATCCTTCAGCGTATACTCTAGCCATTGAATCCGAGAAGCTTATCCACGGCACTATACCGCCCGGAGCCCACAGGTTCCAATCCGACGTGGAAACAGTCCATAATTTAATCGAGACTGAATTCTATGAGATAGAGCACTTTGCTGATAAAACCGACTTCATGGGAAAAGCTCATACATACCAGCTATTCTTCAATCTCGAAAGGCCTAATACATACAAAGAGAATAAAAGCCCCTGGCAATTGGCCAAAGAGAAGCGTCCGGATATTCCAAAAGAGGCTCTTATGCTGCCACCGGTTGATTTAGACGCTTTACTCAATAAAAGGCTTGCTGATCAGGTTATAGGGGGGTATGATGTCTATTCCGCTCCCTAA
- a CDS encoding type II secretion system protein: MKKNRVDFYGFTLVELVIVIVILGILATTALPKFADILTKAKEGADDAVIGALKSAVNAQYAANALNGTKNASGEYWPAVNPFTLLAQSPPHKAYSSSTPDGLTWQVTHEPTYQAYYITCSHYAGSQWGNGTKGRFYIYQYGDAGIWGHKPGDFWVMVDYGH; this comes from the coding sequence ATGAAAAAAAATCGTGTTGATTTTTACGGATTCACTCTTGTAGAGCTGGTAATAGTTATTGTCATTCTTGGAATACTTGCCACAACAGCCCTTCCCAAGTTCGCAGACATATTAACTAAAGCCAAAGAAGGTGCTGACGACGCCGTTATAGGCGCGTTGAAATCTGCAGTAAATGCCCAATATGCAGCGAATGCTCTTAACGGTACGAAAAACGCTTCCGGAGAGTATTGGCCGGCCGTGAACCCGTTTACGCTATTAGCGCAGTCTCCACCGCATAAGGCCTATAGCAGTTCAACGCCGGACGGTCTTACATGGCAAGTCACCCATGAGCCAACCTATCAAGCATATTACATAACATGTTCGCATTATGCCGGTAGTCAATGGGGCAACGGCACAAAAGGACGTTTTTATATCTATCAATACGGAGATGCAGGTATCTGGGGCCATAAACCGGGGGACTTTTGGGTTATGGTGGACTATGGACATTGA
- a CDS encoding cupin domain-containing protein — protein MAQISVKKLAKDDLNKMGVFSWPIWEKEVSRFDWTYDSVEKCYILEGKVTVTPKGGKPVSFGKGDFVTFPSGMKCVWDIKEAVKKHYSFE, from the coding sequence ATGGCCCAGATAAGCGTAAAGAAATTGGCGAAGGACGATCTCAATAAGATGGGAGTCTTCTCTTGGCCGATATGGGAGAAAGAGGTATCCAGGTTCGATTGGACATACGATTCGGTCGAGAAATGTTATATTCTCGAAGGGAAAGTCACCGTGACGCCGAAAGGCGGAAAGCCGGTCAGTTTCGGGAAAGGTGATTTTGTGACATTCCCGTCAGGGATGAAGTGCGTATGGGATATAAAAGAGGCAGTGAAGAAGCATTATTCTTTCGAATGA
- a CDS encoding translation elongation factor-like protein yields the protein MDEKQVGVVDHFFDKISVCMVKLSDAVKVGDKIRIKGKASELVHDVSSMQIDRVPAQEAKPGDMISLKVDQKVRQGDAVYKIG from the coding sequence ATGGACGAGAAACAGGTAGGGGTGGTGGATCATTTCTTCGACAAGATCAGCGTTTGCATGGTAAAGCTCAGCGACGCTGTAAAAGTAGGTGATAAGATACGCATAAAAGGCAAGGCCTCGGAGCTTGTGCATGATGTAAGCTCCATGCAGATAGACCGCGTTCCCGCGCAGGAAGCGAAGCCGGGAGACATGATCAGCTTAAAGGTCGACCAGAAGGTCCGCCAGGGCGACGCAGTATATAAGATCGGTTAA
- a CDS encoding exosortase system-associated protein, TIGR04073 family, whose protein sequence is MKKAVLVMLVSVFIFAEVSPAYCETPAFRKFRRGLCNLATSHLELIHQMDMTGKKDGVGWAWTVGLAKGVGMVATRAIVGAYELVTFPVPFPPKYEPILKDPEFFWEEPFAEK, encoded by the coding sequence ATGAAGAAAGCGGTTTTAGTGATGTTGGTCTCGGTTTTTATTTTTGCTGAGGTTTCGCCGGCATATTGCGAAACCCCGGCTTTCAGGAAATTTCGACGGGGCTTATGTAATCTTGCGACTTCCCATTTGGAATTGATCCACCAGATGGATATGACAGGTAAGAAAGACGGCGTAGGATGGGCGTGGACGGTCGGTCTGGCGAAAGGCGTGGGTATGGTAGCGACGAGAGCGATTGTCGGAGCGTACGAGCTTGTAACGTTCCCGGTCCCATTTCCGCCAAAATATGAACCGATATTAAAAGACCCTGAATTTTTCTGGGAAGAGCCGTTTGCCGAAAAATAG
- a CDS encoding pseudouridine synthase codes for MRLNNFLSRAGCCARRKAVLYIKDGKVKVNGAVVREPWYVVKDGDSVYMSGRKLSVEKELYLIVNKPKGVTATLEDRFAAHKITDLIPKEYGRLYPVGRLDKDSRGLIVLTNDGDFCYKLTHPKFEIEKEYLVMVEGEPDARAISRLLKGVRDEDELLKVSSCSVIWAKNGKAELKVIVAEGKKRHIRRLFKFVGFPVMDIKRIRIGGIRLGELGEGRFRKLTKDDAYRLAVHSS; via the coding sequence ATGCGACTGAATAACTTTTTATCGAGAGCCGGTTGCTGCGCCAGGAGAAAGGCCGTTCTTTATATAAAAGACGGCAAGGTAAAGGTGAACGGCGCCGTCGTGCGCGAGCCGTGGTATGTAGTGAAAGACGGCGACTCCGTCTACATGTCCGGACGAAAACTCAGCGTCGAAAAAGAGCTTTACCTCATCGTCAATAAGCCTAAAGGCGTTACCGCGACGCTCGAAGACAGGTTCGCCGCGCATAAGATCACCGACCTTATCCCGAAAGAGTACGGCCGCCTATACCCTGTAGGCAGGCTGGATAAAGATTCCCGCGGCCTCATAGTACTTACCAATGACGGTGATTTCTGCTATAAACTGACCCATCCGAAATTCGAGATCGAGAAAGAGTATCTGGTCATGGTGGAAGGCGAGCCGGATGCCCGGGCGATATCAAGATTATTAAAAGGCGTCCGCGATGAGGATGAGTTGCTGAAGGTAAGTTCCTGCTCTGTTATATGGGCAAAGAACGGTAAGGCCGAGCTTAAGGTCATAGTGGCTGAAGGCAAGAAGAGGCACATACGCAGATTGTTCAAATTTGTCGGTTTTCCGGTAATGGATATTAAACGTATCCGCATAGGCGGTATAAGGTTAGGAGAATTAGGAGAGGGCCGTTTCAGGAAATTGACCAAGGACGATGCGTATCGTCTGGCGGTACATTCTTCTTGA
- the fusA gene encoding elongation factor G, producing MASFNPKDIRNIIVLGHSACGKTSLVEAILYAAGAIPRMGTINEGTTVSDYNEDEKEKKHSVNTSLASFVYNSTKINLIDVPGYADFAGEMIGGLRGADVCIVVVNAASSIEIGTERAYRMAMEKNVPCIFFINMLDREYADYDKCFEDIKKKFRKHCVSLDMPVGKEDGLKGVVNILTHKGIDSLADDEKNHAKALGDQMAEAVAETDDALLEKYLDKGELEPEELMKAFKKAVVQGNVTPILCGSAARSIGIKELLDTIVSYLPSPVDRPKTEAIKPETSERFPLDANPNAPFAALVFKTLSDPFLGQISIFKVFSGKLQSNTGFYNTTKGVKEKIGQIFSLLGKAQTSMESAQAGDIACVAKLKETDTGNSLSDEKNPLKFEDIQFPEPAISFSLKPKTRSDEDKISTALHKLTAEDPTFKIAMDEQTKEMIASGMGDIHINTMISRMKMRYGVQAELGTPKVAYKETIFGKGDAQYRHKKQTGGAGQFAEVWMRIEPLPRGAGFEFVDEVVGGAIPRPFVVSCEKGIRSALQSGGLAGYPVVDVRAIVYDGKTHPVDSKDIAFQTAARHAFRESMLKAKPVLLEPIMDVDIVVPDEFMGDITGSLNSRRGRVMGMEPGDGSQTIKAKVPLEEMYKYVNELKSITGGRGTYTMSFSHYEVVPSNTAQAIIEKAKLSKKEEIEA from the coding sequence ATGGCTAGCTTTAATCCGAAAGACATCAGAAATATTATTGTTTTAGGCCATTCAGCATGCGGCAAGACATCGTTGGTAGAGGCCATTCTCTATGCGGCAGGGGCGATCCCGCGCATGGGTACGATCAATGAAGGGACTACGGTTTCAGATTACAATGAGGATGAGAAAGAGAAGAAACATTCGGTCAATACTTCGCTGGCAAGCTTTGTCTATAATTCGACCAAGATAAACCTGATAGACGTTCCGGGCTATGCGGATTTCGCGGGAGAGATGATAGGGGGATTGCGGGGGGCCGATGTCTGTATAGTCGTCGTGAATGCCGCGAGCTCCATAGAGATAGGTACGGAGAGAGCGTACAGGATGGCGATGGAGAAGAACGTCCCGTGCATCTTCTTCATCAATATGCTCGACAGGGAGTATGCCGATTATGATAAATGTTTTGAAGATATAAAAAAGAAGTTCAGGAAACATTGCGTGAGCCTCGACATGCCGGTGGGTAAGGAGGATGGGCTTAAGGGCGTGGTGAATATATTGACCCATAAGGGGATAGACTCGCTTGCGGATGACGAGAAGAACCACGCTAAGGCGCTTGGCGATCAGATGGCAGAGGCCGTTGCCGAAACAGACGACGCGCTTTTGGAGAAATATCTGGATAAGGGCGAGCTCGAGCCGGAGGAATTGATGAAGGCGTTCAAGAAGGCCGTCGTGCAGGGCAACGTAACGCCTATCCTTTGCGGATCTGCCGCGCGTTCAATAGGTATAAAAGAGCTTCTGGATACGATAGTCAGCTACCTGCCTTCGCCGGTAGACAGGCCGAAGACCGAGGCTATAAAGCCCGAGACTTCGGAGAGGTTCCCCCTAGACGCGAACCCTAACGCGCCTTTTGCGGCGCTTGTATTCAAGACGCTGTCTGATCCGTTCCTGGGCCAGATATCGATATTTAAGGTCTTCTCCGGCAAGTTACAATCGAATACAGGATTTTACAACACAACCAAAGGGGTGAAGGAGAAGATAGGCCAGATATTTTCGCTGCTGGGAAAAGCCCAGACGTCTATGGAGTCCGCCCAGGCGGGCGACATCGCATGCGTTGCCAAGCTGAAAGAGACGGATACCGGGAATTCATTAAGCGATGAAAAGAACCCGCTTAAATTCGAAGATATACAGTTCCCTGAACCGGCAATATCGTTCTCGTTAAAGCCTAAGACGCGTTCCGACGAGGATAAAATATCAACTGCCCTCCATAAATTAACGGCAGAGGATCCTACGTTCAAGATCGCGATGGACGAGCAGACCAAGGAGATGATCGCGTCCGGTATGGGGGACATACATATCAACACGATGATCAGCAGGATGAAGATGCGTTACGGGGTTCAGGCTGAACTCGGGACGCCCAAAGTCGCGTACAAAGAGACGATCTTTGGCAAGGGCGACGCCCAGTACAGGCACAAGAAGCAGACGGGCGGCGCCGGCCAGTTTGCCGAGGTCTGGATGCGCATAGAACCGCTGCCTCGAGGGGCCGGGTTCGAATTTGTGGACGAGGTTGTGGGGGGAGCGATACCCAGGCCGTTCGTCGTAAGCTGCGAGAAAGGCATCAGGAGCGCCCTGCAGTCCGGCGGCCTGGCCGGATACCCGGTCGTGGATGTCAGGGCTATTGTTTACGACGGCAAGACGCATCCGGTCGATTCGAAGGATATAGCTTTCCAGACGGCAGCGCGGCATGCGTTCAGGGAGTCGATGCTAAAGGCAAAGCCTGTGCTGCTGGAGCCGATAATGGACGTAGACATCGTCGTTCCGGATGAATTCATGGGAGATATAACCGGCAGCCTGAATTCAAGGCGCGGCAGGGTGATGGGGATGGAGCCGGGAGACGGGAGCCAGACGATAAAGGCGAAGGTCCCGCTCGAAGAGATGTACAAATATGTGAATGAACTTAAATCTATAACCGGAGGCCGCGGCACGTACACTATGAGTTTTTCTCATTATGAAGTCGTGCCGTCGAATACGGCCCAGGCGATAATAGAGAAGGCGAAGCTGAGTAAGAAGGAAGAAATCGAGGCGTAA
- a CDS encoding YebC/PmpR family DNA-binding transcriptional regulator: MSGHSKWATIKHKKAATDAKRGSLFTKLIKEITVAARSGGKPDSNPRLRVAIERAKEASMPADNIERAIKKGTGELEGVSYEDITLEGYGPGGVAIYVEGVSDNKNRTTSEVRTIFTKKGGNMAGAGSVSWMFEKKGYIVVSKSAIDEEKLMGIALDAGAEDLVTEDENYAVKTGPADFFKVKKALEDKTVKIESAEVTLIPKSTVKVLGDEAKKVLDLVEALEEHDDVQNVYANFDIPDDMLKE, encoded by the coding sequence ATGAGCGGACACTCGAAGTGGGCAACGATCAAACATAAAAAAGCGGCGACGGACGCCAAAAGAGGATCGTTGTTCACAAAACTTATCAAAGAAATAACCGTGGCCGCAAGAAGCGGCGGAAAACCCGATTCTAATCCCAGACTAAGGGTCGCAATAGAGCGCGCTAAAGAAGCGTCGATGCCCGCGGATAATATCGAACGCGCCATAAAAAAAGGCACGGGGGAACTGGAAGGGGTCAGCTATGAAGATATAACCCTCGAAGGTTACGGTCCGGGCGGAGTGGCGATCTACGTAGAGGGTGTCAGCGATAATAAGAACAGGACGACGAGCGAGGTGCGCACTATATTCACCAAAAAGGGCGGCAATATGGCCGGCGCCGGTTCTGTCAGCTGGATGTTCGAGAAGAAGGGTTACATCGTCGTGAGTAAAAGCGCGATAGACGAGGAAAAGCTTATGGGGATAGCGCTGGATGCCGGAGCGGAAGACCTGGTGACCGAAGACGAGAACTATGCCGTAAAGACCGGGCCGGCGGATTTTTTCAAGGTGAAGAAAGCGCTTGAGGACAAAACCGTTAAAATTGAATCTGCCGAAGTGACCCTTATACCGAAATCGACGGTCAAGGTCTTGGGGGATGAAGCGAAGAAGGTGCTCGACCTCGTAGAAGCCCTTGAGGAGCACGATGACGTGCAGAACGTTTACGCGAATTTCGATATACCAGACGACATGCTGAAGGAATAA
- the ruvC gene encoding crossover junction endodeoxyribonuclease RuvC gives MRILGVDPGLGATGYGIIEDKDFKLIEAGVIRTRSGTPIQDRVKKIFDEISVVIEEHRPDILVLEKIYSHYKHPTTAILMGHARAMACLVCGDFKIKLINYPSTRIKKAVTGNGHASKRQVQRMVQSLLRLKEPPEPVDVSDALAMAISYCYIAKNKLQPPPQRLADPPSAEKAKL, from the coding sequence ATGCGGATACTCGGCGTAGATCCGGGGCTTGGAGCGACCGGATACGGTATAATAGAAGATAAGGATTTCAAGCTGATCGAAGCCGGCGTAATAAGGACGAGATCAGGCACGCCGATCCAGGACAGGGTAAAGAAGATATTCGATGAGATATCGGTGGTCATAGAAGAGCACAGGCCGGATATACTGGTCCTGGAAAAGATATATTCGCACTACAAACACCCCACCACAGCGATACTTATGGGCCACGCGCGGGCAATGGCATGCCTTGTCTGCGGCGACTTTAAGATAAAACTGATCAACTATCCGTCTACGAGAATCAAAAAGGCCGTTACGGGCAACGGTCACGCGTCCAAGCGTCAGGTCCAGAGGATGGTTCAGAGCCTGTTACGATTGAAGGAACCGCCCGAGCCGGTTGATGTAAGCGATGCTCTCGCTATGGCGATAAGTTATTGTTATATTGCGAAAAATAAACTGCAGCCTCCGCCACAAAGATTGGCGGATCCGCCTTCGGCGGAGAAAGCTAAGCTGTGA
- the ruvA gene encoding Holliday junction branch migration protein RuvA: MISQISGKIKKQKPSSVIVDVGGISYEVLIPPAVMKGLDKAKTGDGAINLITYHYYQMDPSKAIPVLVGFINEIEKDFFEQFITVSGVGPKAACRALSLSFSVIAEAIDKGDMALLKTLPGIGEQKAREIIAKLQGKIGKFGLIQDRFDQDMPKIKEDIKDEALSVLVQLQYKKNEAREMIERALKSNPKASNCEEILNEVYKGSRKL, encoded by the coding sequence GTGATCTCCCAGATATCGGGCAAGATAAAGAAGCAGAAACCCTCGAGCGTCATAGTCGACGTCGGCGGTATTTCTTACGAAGTCCTGATACCTCCCGCCGTAATGAAAGGCCTCGATAAGGCGAAGACCGGGGATGGCGCGATAAACCTCATCACATACCATTATTACCAGATGGATCCCTCGAAAGCGATACCCGTATTGGTCGGCTTCATCAACGAGATCGAGAAAGATTTTTTTGAGCAATTTATAACGGTCTCGGGTGTGGGCCCTAAAGCGGCGTGCAGGGCGCTCAGCCTTTCGTTTTCCGTAATTGCCGAGGCTATCGATAAGGGAGATATGGCGCTTTTGAAGACGCTGCCCGGCATAGGGGAGCAGAAGGCGCGCGAGATCATAGCTAAACTCCAGGGAAAGATCGGGAAATTCGGCCTCATCCAGGACAGGTTCGACCAGGATATGCCGAAGATCAAAGAAGATATTAAAGACGAGGCCTTAAGCGTCCTTGTCCAACTGCAGTATAAAAAGAATGAAGCCCGCGAAATGATCGAGCGGGCGCTTAAATCCAATCCGAAAGCCTCTAATTGCGAAGAGATATTGAATGAGGTGTACAAGGGCAGTCGTAAGTTGTAA
- the ruvB gene encoding Holliday junction branch migration DNA helicase RuvB, with protein sequence MPKKDMKKLAAKTIPPEGREKLITNQETDEDLVLNISLRPSNLPDFIGQKAIVENLKVSLAAAQKRKEPMEHTLLSGPPGLGKTSLAHIIAHEMGTKITATSGPAIERAGDLIGILTNLADGDILFIDEIHRLSKTVEEFIYPAMENFEIDFIIDKGPYAKTIKFNLKRFTLIGATTRAGLLTAPLRSRFGMFYHLDFYETEDLVMILTRSAKILNITIEKNAAEEIARRSRGSPRVANRLLRRVRDWVEVKRDGKITIGATEEALKSHGIDSMGLDNVDRKVINVMYESFGGGPAGIESIAATLNEEPDTIVDIVEPFLLKIGFMKRTPRGRELTKQAYEHMAFAGKSKDKQKEMF encoded by the coding sequence ATGCCAAAAAAAGATATGAAAAAATTGGCAGCCAAAACAATTCCTCCAGAGGGCAGGGAAAAGCTGATAACAAACCAGGAGACGGACGAAGACCTGGTATTGAATATCTCGCTCAGGCCCTCAAACCTGCCTGATTTTATCGGACAGAAGGCTATTGTTGAAAACCTTAAGGTGTCGCTGGCGGCGGCTCAGAAGAGAAAAGAGCCCATGGAGCATACGCTCCTCTCGGGTCCCCCGGGACTGGGAAAGACTTCGCTCGCGCACATAATAGCGCATGAGATGGGCACGAAGATCACGGCTACGAGCGGGCCTGCGATAGAGCGCGCCGGCGACCTCATCGGCATATTGACGAATCTCGCCGATGGCGATATCCTTTTCATCGACGAGATCCACAGGCTGTCAAAGACCGTGGAAGAATTCATATATCCGGCGATGGAAAATTTTGAGATCGATTTTATTATAGATAAGGGACCGTACGCAAAGACGATCAAATTCAATCTCAAACGATTTACTCTTATCGGGGCTACGACCCGGGCCGGCTTATTGACCGCGCCGCTGAGGTCGAGGTTCGGTATGTTCTACCACCTCGATTTTTATGAGACGGAAGACCTTGTTATGATATTAACGCGTTCCGCAAAGATATTGAATATCACCATCGAGAAGAACGCGGCCGAAGAGATAGCGAGGCGTTCGAGAGGTTCACCGAGGGTCGCGAACAGGCTCTTAAGGCGCGTCCGGGACTGGGTCGAGGTCAAGAGAGACGGGAAGATAACGATCGGGGCCACGGAAGAGGCATTGAAGAGCCACGGGATAGATTCTATGGGGCTTGACAATGTAGACAGGAAGGTAATCAATGTGATGTATGAATCGTTCGGGGGAGGGCCCGCCGGTATAGAGTCGATAGCCGCTACGCTGAATGAGGAGCCGGATACCATAGTCGATATAGTAGAGCCGTTCCTGCTTAAGATAGGCTTTATGAAGAGGACGCCGCGGGGGAGGGAACTCACGAAGCAGGCTTATGAACACATGGCCTTTGCGGGTAAGTCCAAAGATAAACAAAAGGAAATGTTCTAA
- a CDS encoding epoxyqueuosine reductase QueH has translation MNVLLHICCAPCAIFPVERLRAEKHNIAGFFYNPNIHPYSEYLKRKAEVEKFSKQAGLNVTYSDYDIESYFQYIVYNEDAKLRCPVCWWLRVEKAAKFAKENGFDAFTTTLLGSPYQDQETIKSLCIDVAGKLGLKFYYEDFRTGFREAHEKAKSVGMYCQNYCGCLFSEKERIESKKKKK, from the coding sequence ATGAACGTACTACTACACATATGCTGCGCGCCGTGCGCTATTTTTCCTGTAGAGAGATTACGCGCCGAGAAGCATAACATTGCCGGATTCTTCTATAACCCGAATATCCATCCGTATTCCGAATACCTTAAACGGAAAGCCGAGGTCGAGAAATTCTCAAAACAGGCGGGTCTAAACGTTACTTATTCGGATTACGATATTGAAAGCTATTTCCAGTATATCGTCTACAACGAAGATGCTAAACTCAGGTGCCCGGTATGCTGGTGGCTGAGAGTGGAAAAGGCGGCGAAATTCGCCAAGGAAAACGGTTTCGACGCTTTCACGACGACTCTCCTCGGCAGCCCGTACCAGGACCAGGAGACGATCAAGAGTTTATGCATTGACGTCGCAGGCAAGCTGGGGTTGAAATTCTATTATGAGGATTTCAGGACAGGGTTCAGGGAGGCTCATGAGAAGGCGAAGTCCGTGGGGATGTATTGCCAGAATTATTGCGGATGCCTGTTCTCCGAGAAGGAGCGAATTGAGAGTAAGAAAAAGAAGAAATAA
- a CDS encoding DUF2905 domain-containing protein: MPDMSAFGKMLILLGIFLIIFGAIFTLGGKIPWLGRLPGDICIQKKGVTFFFPITTSILISIILSIILVLIRRR, from the coding sequence ATGCCAGACATGAGCGCGTTCGGAAAGATGCTTATTCTGCTGGGAATTTTCCTTATAATATTCGGGGCCATATTCACGTTAGGCGGGAAGATCCCGTGGCTGGGGCGGCTGCCGGGAGATATATGCATCCAAAAAAAAGGCGTTACCTTCTTTTTCCCGATCACGACATCCATACTAATATCGATTATCCTATCCATAATCCTTGTCCTGATCAGGCGGAGATGA
- a CDS encoding SpoIID/LytB domain-containing protein, which translates to MKNIKLITFICIITFILNIPTAAIPAEDPADVIVRVLIIDNKDSISLSLKGKYTMYAINSDKAVLEGPYLAAQVSCAKDGLSVGSREIRAPGVKVKASKNSSIYVDGRIFRGEIDILRKDNDKLMVINHVGLDEYLYGVLYHEVSHRWPMEALKAQAIAARTFALYQARQNKLQPFDLRSDIYSQVYGGRTSEKWSTTMAVNATKGKVLAYKSNLIPAYFHATCAGYTEDASNLWKIDMPPLKGVRCDFCKHSPHYKWGKEIRLSALQDKLKEKGYKIGKVASVSALSKNKSGRVDKLEIRDDAGISVVLTGKDFRQMMGPNMVRSTKFDAGVKGNDLVLKGLGWGHGVGMCQWGAFGMAKKKKKADEILKYYYPGAEITTIDKLKK; encoded by the coding sequence ATGAAAAATATCAAGCTCATAACCTTTATCTGCATAATAACCTTCATCCTCAACATTCCGACCGCCGCGATCCCGGCTGAAGATCCCGCCGATGTAATTGTCAGGGTATTGATTATAGACAACAAAGATTCTATCTCTCTTAGCTTGAAGGGGAAATATACGATGTACGCGATCAATTCCGACAAGGCTGTGCTTGAAGGGCCTTATCTTGCGGCTCAGGTCAGTTGCGCAAAAGACGGATTATCTGTGGGGAGCCGGGAAATAAGAGCGCCCGGAGTCAAGGTCAAAGCGTCGAAAAACTCAAGTATATACGTAGACGGCAGGATATTCAGGGGGGAAATAGATATACTGCGCAAGGACAACGATAAGCTCATGGTGATAAACCATGTCGGTCTGGATGAATACCTATACGGAGTTCTTTATCATGAGGTGTCCCACCGCTGGCCTATGGAGGCTCTGAAGGCTCAGGCTATAGCTGCCCGGACGTTTGCCCTATATCAGGCAAGACAGAACAAACTGCAGCCGTTTGATTTGCGCAGCGACATATATTCCCAGGTATATGGAGGTAGGACATCTGAAAAATGGTCCACTACGATGGCTGTGAACGCCACGAAAGGCAAAGTGCTGGCCTATAAGTCTAATCTGATTCCTGCATACTTTCATGCGACATGCGCCGGCTATACCGAAGACGCGTCCAACTTATGGAAGATCGACATGCCTCCGCTAAAGGGAGTCCGGTGTGATTTCTGCAAGCACTCTCCTCATTACAAGTGGGGCAAAGAGATCCGATTGTCCGCTCTGCAGGATAAATTGAAAGAGAAAGGCTATAAGATCGGCAAGGTAGCCTCCGTGTCGGCGCTCTCCAAAAATAAGTCAGGGCGCGTTGATAAGCTGGAGATCAGGGACGATGCGGGGATTTCCGTCGTATTGACCGGCAAAGATTTCAGGCAGATGATGGGCCCGAATATGGTCAGGAGTACAAAATTTGACGCCGGCGTTAAGGGCAATGATCTTGTCCTGAAAGGGCTAGGCTGGGGGCACGGAGTTGGGATGTGCCAGTGGGGCGCGTTCGGCATGGCGAAGAAGAAAAAGAAGGCCGACGAGATACTGAAGTATTATTATCCCGGCGCAGAGATCACGACTATTGACAAGCTGAAGAAGTAA